Genomic DNA from Epinephelus moara isolate mb chromosome 24, YSFRI_EMoa_1.0, whole genome shotgun sequence:
TTCCTCTAAGTGCAGAGTCATTATGGGTTGATATGAATGTGTACATATATGGATTTGCTcatctgtaagtgtgtgtatgtatatgtgtgcacatatttgtatgtatgtagATTTTGTTGTGTAAGGATTCTCCCTTAGTTGTTAATTTAAACCCctattttctcctttttgtttatttttgtatttatttttaaaatgtattttaagtgtctggTTGGCACTTATTTAACACCTTTGTTTATctacattattaaaaaaactaataaatgaaaataacaaaaaaagtaacaatGATATAACATATCAATTGTGATATATGGGACTTTTCATCATGTCTCCATAAGTCCATAAAAAGTGCATTCCACCTCCTTATGTCTCTCACTTAAAGCTCAATGTCTCCCCCTTCTGGCTACCAACATTTGACCCCTGTGTGACTGTAAATGTGTCCcaaaatactgtgtgtgtcacATTATACAAACACCAGGTGACCGACCTCTAGAGTGAGGAGCTAGTCTATGAAATCttgtattgtgtttgtttggaacacAGCCTTTCATGTTCCCCTGCCTCAAAACTCCAGGTATCAGGTGTAAAACTTTACCTGGGCTGGTATCTAACTTCCTGTACTTCCTGTTGTGATTGCCAGCGGAGAGCGAGCGAGGCCAGAGGCTCCCAGATGTGGACGCAGCACAGCAGCTCAAGTTGAGAGAGCGACAGCGTTTCTTTGAGGAGGTCTTCCAGCACGATGTGGACGCCTACCTGTCCTCGGCGCACCTTTGTATCCGAGACTATAAGAGACGTGAGTTGGAGaggtgtcattaaaaaaaaacatgaacaaatgcAGGTTTATACAGAAACACGTCATTTCATTACTTCCCCTCTCCTGCAGCTCCAATTGGCAGCATCTCGTCCATGGAGGTGAACATAGACTTGCTGGATCAAATGGAGCTGATTGACATTTCTGACCAAGAGGCCTTGGATGTCTTCTTAAGCTctgggggagaggagggggtgcTGACCTCCCCGCTGCCAGgtatgaaacagaaacagcacAGAGATTAACACACGCTTCACATTGACATCCCTAACAATAATTTTGTATCTGACTTACAGTCCaaggaaacaacaacaatgagcAAGTCATCAGTAACGGACTCTTTCGACACGTCCTTGAGGGTCTTGATGCCAAGTCCCGCATGTCCTCCACATCTTCTAACTCCTCCTATGACAGCCAGACCACCAACCCCAACGGAGGAGACACCCCCGAAGTGAGGTCAGACGATGAGGAAACACAGACCAGCACAGTCAAGAGAAGAGCCGCGCCTCCAGAGATAGAGACTGTGAAAAGTCAGATGTCATCATCGTCTTCATAGAATGCACCGTCTCCACAATA
This window encodes:
- the LOC126386605 gene encoding dysbindin-like, which produces MSSSSASLHNKRLPSESERGQRLPDVDAAQQLKLRERQRFFEEVFQHDVDAYLSSAHLCIRDYKRPPIGSISSMEVNIDLLDQMELIDISDQEALDVFLSSGGEEGVLTSPLPVQGNNNNEQVISNGLFRHVLEGLDAKSRMSSTSSNSSYDSQTTNPNGGDTPEVRSDDEETQTSTVKRRAAPPEIETVKSQMSSSSS